The following proteins are co-located in the Candidatus Auribacterota bacterium genome:
- a CDS encoding CPBP family intramembrane metalloprotease yields MKSYQRLGLIILISLLLSCLISPVADFVLQFLRGLSPGMHRALDFPFDRVMRRVVLVVTILLFYIARAKLEIVSLASIGMRREPGWRSLLGRGWILGTCSLALMLFIMVLFGSRRPETSFSGAWDLARQLVIAFLAGAVVGFIEEPFFRGFILQSLFKNLRRSTAVVSMSLFFAIVHFFNASDMPASHGSHPLLGFKALAYFFQPLLSPSEVIPGFIGLFLVSIVLTYAYLRTGSLYLSIGLHAGWVFGIKAESLFFDRMNHFAPWFFGDGRVVTGVFGWIMLLLMLLVVRCFIPRGTTPPLPQSVRD; encoded by the coding sequence ATGAAATCATACCAGCGCCTTGGACTTATTATTCTCATCTCACTGTTGCTGAGTTGTCTCATTTCACCTGTGGCCGACTTCGTGCTCCAGTTCCTGCGGGGATTATCGCCCGGCATGCACCGCGCACTTGACTTCCCCTTTGACCGGGTGATGCGGCGGGTGGTGCTCGTGGTGACCATTCTCCTCTTTTACATAGCTCGCGCGAAGCTGGAGATCGTATCGCTTGCCTCAATCGGGATGAGACGCGAGCCGGGGTGGCGATCGCTCCTCGGTCGCGGATGGATTCTCGGGACCTGTTCACTCGCCCTTATGCTTTTTATTATGGTGCTTTTCGGCTCACGCCGCCCCGAGACCTCATTTTCAGGGGCATGGGACCTCGCCCGCCAGCTCGTCATTGCCTTCCTCGCCGGAGCTGTGGTGGGATTCATCGAAGAGCCTTTCTTCAGGGGATTCATCCTCCAGAGCCTGTTCAAGAACCTGCGCCGGTCAACGGCGGTCGTGTCCATGAGCCTCTTCTTCGCGATTGTCCATTTCTTTAACGCCTCGGATATGCCCGCCTCGCACGGATCCCATCCCCTCCTCGGCTTCAAGGCGCTCGCCTATTTTTTCCAGCCGCTCCTCTCTCCCTCAGAGGTGATCCCCGGTTTCATCGGGCTGTTCCTCGTCAGCATCGTGCTGACGTACGCCTACCTGCGGACAGGCTCACTCTATCTGTCCATCGGGCTCCACGCCGGGTGGGTATTCGGCATCAAGGCTGAAAGCCTCTTCTTTGACCGGATGAACCATTTCGCGCCGTGGTTCTTCGGCGATGGGCGTGTGGTCACCGGGGTCTTCGGTTGGATCATGCTCCTCCTGATGCTGCTGGTCGTGAGATGCTTCATACCGCGCGGCACCACGCCCCCCCTTCCTCAATCCGTTCGAGACTAA
- a CDS encoding lysophospholipid acyltransferase family protein → MEEERILWRHYPSYFLLKGVCGCIRLLPEGFVRRASDAASKITYMVDTRHRRLALKNLDLAFGDSKTQAEKRRIARGAFRSLFRTVVELIFIPRMMKDFSRHAEIRNAEGISNALQKKRGVIFLISHFGNWEIMAHTCVSLGNKLASVGRPLKNPLIYREIERLRCFNGAVMLKKKWIAREIIERLKNNWCVALLVDQYAGRHAPFVPFFGHPVSTTPAAALLAMKTGAVVLPVFDVREWYGYHHIYVCDPVDIVSTGNRDADIEENCARFNRVIEEWVRRRPDQWLWMHRRWRRKKGPDEP, encoded by the coding sequence ATGGAAGAAGAGCGGATCCTATGGCGCCACTACCCCTCCTATTTCCTCCTCAAGGGGGTGTGCGGTTGTATCAGATTGCTGCCCGAGGGATTCGTGCGGCGGGCCAGCGATGCTGCCTCCAAGATTACCTATATGGTTGACACGCGCCACAGGAGGCTCGCCCTCAAGAACCTCGACCTCGCGTTTGGCGACAGCAAGACACAAGCTGAAAAGCGGCGGATCGCCCGCGGGGCATTCAGGAGCCTCTTCCGCACTGTCGTAGAATTGATTTTCATCCCTCGCATGATGAAAGACTTCAGCCGCCACGCAGAAATACGCAATGCCGAGGGGATCTCGAACGCGCTGCAAAAGAAGCGGGGGGTGATATTTCTCATCAGCCACTTCGGGAACTGGGAGATTATGGCCCACACGTGCGTGTCGCTCGGCAACAAGCTCGCGTCGGTGGGGAGGCCGTTAAAGAACCCGCTCATTTACCGTGAGATTGAGAGGCTGCGATGCTTCAATGGTGCGGTCATGCTCAAGAAGAAGTGGATCGCGAGGGAGATCATAGAAAGGCTCAAGAACAACTGGTGCGTGGCACTTCTGGTAGACCAGTACGCGGGACGCCACGCCCCCTTTGTCCCTTTTTTCGGGCATCCGGTGTCAACGACGCCCGCCGCGGCGCTCCTGGCAATGAAAACGGGCGCGGTCGTCCTGCCGGTCTTTGACGTGCGGGAGTGGTACGGCTATCACCACATCTACGTGTGCGATCCCGTGGATATTGTCTCGACCGGTAACAGGGACGCCGATATAGAAGAGAACTGCGCCCGCTTTAACCGCGTCATTGAGGAGTGGGTACGGCGGCGTCCCGACCAGTGGCTCTGGATGCACAGGCGCTGGAGAAGGAAAAAGGGGCCGGACGAGCCATGA
- a CDS encoding glycosyltransferase family 4 protein: MKIAFLTTRFERPSFRFRVQQFLPYLRAHGIGCERFTLPAELLRRWRLFLGLRRYDIVFLQKKMLRWCDRLILRANARGLIYDVDDAIMFKDRGSRPRVSVARRRRFRAMVRMSDVVLAGNDFLCGWAANYTARAICFRTVVDTELYTPGPRERHEPLVIGWSGSASTNRYLSTVLPALDRLAQRYPFTLRILSDTREGIAIDACRALRAEFFAWDSATELRDLRTFDIGLMPLPDNEWAYGKCALKALLYMACGVPAVCSSVGAVTTIIADGETGFLAASDEEWCRKIECLLSDAALRQRIAEKARALVVSRYSMATHAPRLLQILRSLSGHTDVQ, encoded by the coding sequence ATGAAAATTGCATTTCTTACCACGCGGTTTGAAAGACCGAGCTTCCGTTTTCGCGTGCAACAGTTTCTGCCTTACCTCAGGGCACACGGGATCGGCTGCGAGCGCTTCACCCTCCCCGCGGAGCTCTTGCGGCGCTGGCGCCTGTTCCTCGGACTGAGGCGCTATGACATCGTGTTCCTCCAGAAGAAAATGCTCCGCTGGTGCGACCGCCTCATCCTCCGCGCCAACGCCCGCGGCCTCATCTACGATGTGGATGACGCGATCATGTTCAAGGACCGCGGTTCGCGCCCCCGCGTCTCCGTGGCAAGGAGGAGGCGTTTCCGCGCGATGGTGCGGATGAGCGACGTGGTGCTCGCGGGAAATGATTTCCTCTGCGGCTGGGCGGCCAACTACACCGCCCGCGCCATCTGTTTCCGTACGGTTGTCGATACGGAGCTCTATACCCCTGGCCCGCGCGAACGGCATGAGCCGCTGGTGATCGGCTGGAGCGGCAGCGCCAGCACGAACCGCTACCTCTCCACCGTCCTGCCGGCGCTCGACCGCCTCGCGCAGCGCTACCCCTTCACCCTGCGTATCCTGAGCGATACGCGGGAGGGGATCGCGATCGACGCGTGCCGCGCGCTGCGCGCTGAGTTTTTCGCCTGGGACAGCGCGACGGAGCTCCGCGATCTCCGGACATTCGACATAGGTCTCATGCCGCTCCCCGACAACGAGTGGGCCTACGGGAAATGCGCCCTCAAGGCCCTTCTCTACATGGCGTGCGGGGTGCCGGCGGTCTGCTCATCCGTGGGTGCGGTGACCACGATCATCGCCGATGGCGAGACCGGTTTCCTCGCGGCATCTGATGAAGAGTGGTGCCGGAAGATCGAATGCCTGCTGAGCGATGCCGCGCTCAGGCAGCGTATCGCGGAGAAGGCGAGGGCGCTCGTCGTGTCGCGCTATTCCATGGCGACGCACGCGCCTCGCCTCCTCCAGATTCTCCGCAGCCTCAGCGGACACACTGACGTGCAATGA
- a CDS encoding O-antigen ligase family protein: MTMKDRLLLAIDRLSLCVFYPALALIFLRPSWLKFATPFGQVSLTSAQNIVFLLCSLWLLAFLLHPRRYLTSGTLGYPILLFLAANCVSALLSPFGTPAERVDAILEIILYATFFYASLYLLRTAVDSRRVILALFSVAVVVASVNIAYHYRQGMWKMIDRGYPFWDGKNALGLFMVLALSLSTALIARPKAACDARGHRRGWRAAAFVPGLFVIFLCVVYSYSRGAWIAMVGAALLFSLFRSWRLVALLVAAILALQFLPHRRALNRFLSIGQMRDRNVEKRLVVWKDALRMIRARPLLGVGPGEFRTACFRFEDAADTRNVARAPREKLTYRDHAHNLFLQVGAESGVGGLCACAWGVLALCRAIRARMRDDRDPVRHALVQGLAAALAAFLVFSLVDCSWTGRFTGGSFMHINFTVILFLAMLYAMGTGAAESQIPNPKPQQNLN, translated from the coding sequence ATGACGATGAAAGACCGACTCCTTCTGGCCATAGACCGGTTATCACTGTGCGTGTTCTATCCCGCGCTGGCGCTCATATTCCTGAGGCCCTCATGGTTGAAGTTCGCCACGCCGTTCGGTCAGGTGAGCCTCACCAGCGCCCAGAATATCGTGTTCCTCCTCTGCTCCCTCTGGCTCCTGGCATTCCTCCTTCATCCGCGCCGCTACCTTACCAGCGGTACGCTCGGGTACCCGATCCTGCTGTTCCTCGCTGCGAACTGTGTCTCTGCGCTCCTCTCGCCTTTTGGAACTCCCGCGGAGAGAGTGGACGCGATTCTTGAAATCATCCTCTATGCAACCTTCTTCTACGCAAGCCTCTATCTCCTGCGGACGGCGGTGGACAGCCGCAGGGTGATCCTCGCGCTCTTCTCCGTTGCGGTGGTGGTCGCCTCGGTCAATATCGCCTACCACTACCGGCAGGGGATGTGGAAGATGATTGACCGGGGGTATCCATTCTGGGACGGCAAGAATGCCCTTGGCCTTTTTATGGTGCTGGCGCTATCCCTGAGCACCGCCTTGATCGCGCGACCGAAGGCGGCGTGCGATGCGAGGGGGCATCGCCGCGGATGGCGCGCCGCGGCATTCGTTCCCGGCCTCTTTGTGATTTTTCTCTGCGTGGTGTACAGCTACTCGCGCGGCGCCTGGATCGCAATGGTCGGCGCGGCCCTCCTGTTCTCCCTGTTTCGTTCCTGGAGGCTGGTTGCGCTGCTGGTTGCCGCCATCCTCGCGCTCCAGTTCCTCCCGCACCGGAGGGCGCTCAACCGCTTCCTCTCCATAGGGCAGATGCGCGACCGCAACGTGGAAAAGCGGCTGGTGGTCTGGAAAGATGCGCTGCGCATGATCCGCGCGCGCCCCCTCCTCGGCGTAGGGCCGGGTGAGTTTCGAACAGCCTGCTTCCGGTTTGAGGATGCTGCGGATACAAGAAATGTGGCGCGCGCCCCACGGGAGAAATTGACCTACCGGGACCACGCGCACAATCTCTTTTTGCAGGTGGGGGCGGAGTCCGGAGTGGGAGGACTGTGCGCATGCGCATGGGGCGTGCTCGCCCTGTGCCGCGCCATTCGCGCTCGCATGAGGGACGACCGCGATCCTGTCCGGCACGCGCTGGTACAGGGGCTCGCGGCCGCCCTCGCTGCGTTTCTCGTCTTTTCACTTGTAGACTGCAGCTGGACGGGGAGGTTCACCGGGGGTTCATTCATGCACATCAACTTCACTGTCATCCTGTTTCTCGCCATGCTCTATGCGATGGGAACCGGTGCTGCCGAATCCCAAATCCCAAATCCAAAACCCCAACAGAATCTCAATTGA
- a CDS encoding glycosyltransferase family 4 protein has product MRIAFLIWDYSPSRGGQERYLSRLVGALLTRGHEIHVFATRCEAGLSPRIAFHRVAVSGWGPSLKTLSFLRKAREMLARERFDVVSGMTRFYPLDVYRMGSGVHKVWMRLKADRALGRRVSYLRPFNWLVLRLERAIFDPAHCRHIIANSELCRRQLLDLYRYPAERVTVVYNGVDHGYFHPRLRDEHRVGVLNRLGLPLDRPVAIFVSNNLKRKGLDTVIRALALVRDGRPSLLVAGGGRTARHIALAHRQGLAARIRFLGRVADVRPYYGASDFLALPTRYDPFANVCLEAMACGLPVITTRDNGAAEIIHEGTDGFILADPGDARALAHRIATLSDEGTRAPIAAAAREKSLGFTIERNAEGTLAVYRAIQEERHGHPL; this is encoded by the coding sequence ATGAGAATAGCCTTTCTCATCTGGGATTACTCGCCCTCGCGGGGCGGCCAGGAGCGGTATCTCTCGCGCCTCGTCGGCGCACTTCTCACGCGCGGCCACGAGATACACGTTTTCGCAACGCGCTGCGAGGCGGGGCTCAGCCCCCGGATCGCATTCCACAGGGTCGCCGTATCCGGGTGGGGCCCGTCGCTCAAAACGCTCTCCTTTCTTCGGAAGGCCAGAGAGATGCTCGCGCGAGAACGGTTCGACGTCGTGAGCGGCATGACGCGTTTCTATCCCCTCGACGTCTACCGCATGGGGAGCGGCGTGCACAAGGTATGGATGCGACTCAAGGCGGATCGAGCCCTGGGGCGCCGGGTTTCATACCTGCGGCCCTTCAACTGGCTCGTGCTTCGTTTGGAACGCGCCATCTTCGATCCGGCGCACTGCCGGCACATCATCGCAAACTCAGAGCTCTGCCGCCGACAGCTCCTTGACCTCTACCGGTATCCCGCGGAACGCGTGACCGTCGTCTACAACGGCGTCGACCACGGCTACTTTCATCCCCGGCTCAGAGATGAACACCGCGTCGGCGTCCTGAACCGCCTCGGCCTTCCGCTCGACAGGCCGGTGGCGATTTTTGTTTCAAATAACCTTAAGCGCAAGGGACTGGATACCGTCATCCGCGCCCTCGCGCTCGTCCGCGATGGAAGACCATCACTGCTGGTCGCGGGCGGCGGGCGGACAGCCCGGCACATCGCCCTGGCCCACCGCCAGGGCCTCGCCGCGCGAATCAGGTTCCTGGGACGAGTCGCTGACGTGAGGCCCTATTACGGCGCCTCCGATTTCCTGGCCCTCCCCACTCGATATGACCCGTTCGCAAACGTGTGCCTGGAGGCGATGGCCTGCGGCCTCCCCGTCATCACCACTCGCGACAACGGAGCCGCAGAGATCATACATGAAGGCACTGATGGATTCATCCTCGCCGACCCTGGTGACGCGCGCGCGCTCGCCCATCGCATTGCCACGCTCTCTGACGAGGGAACCCGGGCCCCCATCGCCGCCGCCGCGAGGGAAAAATCGCTCGGTTTCACGATTGAGCGCAATGCGGAGGGAACGCTCGCGGTGTACCGAGCAATTCAGGAGGAACGGCATGGCCATCCTCTTTGA
- a CDS encoding glycosyltransferase family 2 protein, whose translation MIDISIVIVSWNSKDYLGECLSSLAAGAGSLSFETFVVDNASRDGSADLVREKFPWVHLIPNGENRGFAAANNQALRISSGRYSLLLNPDTRVHPLALEGVAGFMDHHPEAAACGCLLLNEDGSVQHAVRRFPTFAFALGAKTILGRMGLFRRRCDFVKMRGVRFDAAMEVDQPSGAALFLRQSVLAEVGLLDERYFMFFEEVDLCRRIRDAGYRIYLFPGAHITHYGGRSRRQNREQIILPGLQSMLRYFRTHEGMFRSSLFELVFRPLFAFGICFDAGRAALRISLYRLRPHRGNKMAEKEARLRAYCSFIKRDLIKFLVSVWE comes from the coding sequence ATGATCGATATCTCCATTGTCATAGTGAGCTGGAACTCAAAAGATTACCTTGGCGAGTGCCTCTCCTCGCTCGCGGCGGGCGCCGGATCGCTCTCATTCGAGACGTTTGTGGTGGATAACGCCTCCCGGGACGGCTCTGCGGATCTCGTCAGGGAAAAGTTCCCCTGGGTCCACCTGATCCCAAACGGCGAGAACAGGGGGTTCGCCGCAGCCAATAACCAGGCGCTGAGAATCTCAAGCGGGCGGTACTCGCTCCTCCTCAACCCCGACACGAGGGTGCACCCCCTGGCGCTCGAAGGGGTGGCCGGCTTTATGGACCACCATCCCGAGGCGGCGGCGTGCGGCTGCTTGCTGCTCAACGAGGATGGGAGCGTGCAGCACGCGGTGAGGCGGTTCCCGACGTTCGCGTTCGCACTCGGCGCCAAGACCATCCTCGGTCGCATGGGACTGTTCAGGAGGAGGTGCGATTTTGTGAAAATGCGCGGCGTGCGTTTCGATGCCGCGATGGAGGTCGATCAACCCTCGGGCGCGGCGCTCTTCCTCCGGCAGAGCGTGCTCGCGGAGGTCGGGCTCCTCGACGAACGCTACTTCATGTTCTTCGAAGAGGTCGACCTCTGCCGGCGGATCAGGGACGCGGGCTACCGGATCTACCTCTTCCCCGGGGCGCACATCACGCACTACGGGGGCCGCAGCCGGCGACAGAACAGGGAGCAGATCATTCTGCCGGGGCTCCAGAGCATGCTGCGCTACTTTCGCACACACGAGGGAATGTTCAGGAGCTCCTTGTTTGAACTTGTATTCAGACCCCTCTTCGCCTTCGGGATCTGTTTTGACGCGGGCCGCGCGGCGCTCAGGATATCCCTCTACAGGCTGAGGCCGCACCGCGGCAACAAGATGGCGGAGAAGGAAGCGCGGCTCCGGGCGTATTGCTCATTTATCAAGCGTGACCTCATCAAGTTCCTGGTGAGTGTCTGGGAATGA
- the waaF gene encoding lipopolysaccharide heptosyltransferase II → MSDFKKIVIRGTNWLGDSVITIPAVRAVRQLFPSALIGMVAPAKLAGVWENERSIDHVIPVPQPADLRDKLNAIRLVRSGRYDLGVLFPNSLESALWFFLSGVRRRLGYATCGRGLLLNWRVRPPVGGGHQVHRYLDLVKALGPVHAAPRPSISIPERLRGWARDALQKKGIAEGDLLLGVNPGSTYGPAKCWPREKFAGLIRLVRTRLRAPVIIVGGERERALADSLCRGYGGGVINMAGETTVMQLAALMERCALLVSNDTGPMHLACAVGTAVVAIIGPTDPGATGPLGTHLIVRNAVECSPCFKRKCPTDHRCMNEISVEVAYRAIEQLLNKSKIQKVK, encoded by the coding sequence ATGAGCGACTTTAAAAAAATCGTCATCAGGGGAACGAACTGGCTCGGCGACTCTGTGATCACCATCCCGGCCGTCAGGGCGGTGAGGCAGCTCTTCCCCTCGGCTTTGATCGGCATGGTCGCGCCGGCGAAGCTGGCCGGCGTCTGGGAAAATGAGCGCTCTATCGATCACGTCATTCCCGTGCCGCAGCCGGCCGACCTGCGGGACAAACTGAACGCGATCCGGCTCGTGCGCTCAGGCCGGTATGACCTCGGGGTACTCTTCCCGAACTCCTTAGAATCGGCCTTGTGGTTTTTCCTGTCGGGCGTGCGGCGGCGCCTCGGCTACGCGACCTGCGGGAGGGGACTACTACTCAACTGGAGAGTACGGCCACCTGTTGGCGGCGGACACCAGGTCCACCGCTACCTGGACCTTGTCAAGGCATTGGGACCCGTTCACGCAGCGCCGCGCCCCTCAATCAGCATTCCCGAGCGGCTGCGCGGGTGGGCGCGTGACGCGCTCCAGAAAAAAGGGATTGCAGAAGGAGATCTTCTCCTGGGCGTCAATCCCGGTTCAACGTACGGGCCGGCAAAATGCTGGCCCCGGGAGAAGTTCGCCGGCCTCATCCGGCTGGTGCGCACGCGGTTGCGCGCGCCCGTCATTATCGTGGGGGGCGAGCGGGAGCGCGCGCTCGCTGATTCGCTCTGCCGCGGTTACGGAGGCGGCGTGATCAACATGGCGGGGGAAACGACTGTCATGCAGCTGGCCGCCCTCATGGAGCGCTGCGCGTTGCTGGTGAGCAATGATACCGGGCCGATGCACCTCGCCTGCGCCGTGGGGACAGCGGTGGTCGCCATCATCGGGCCGACCGATCCCGGGGCAACAGGGCCCCTCGGAACTCATCTGATCGTCCGGAATGCGGTTGAATGCAGCCCCTGCTTCAAGCGGAAATGCCCGACCGATCACCGGTGCATGAACGAAATATCCGTGGAAGTAGCGTATCGGGCAATTGAGCAACTACTGAACAAATCCAAAATCCAAAAGGTTAAATAA
- a CDS encoding methyltransferase domain-containing protein: MKNTLETLKTSWSTLYKTRREIQRNFPDFWDLQVRKKHLEVILEEVKDGDKILDIGSSTRELRHALVDLCGRSISYKSMDIDRETTQDYYSLDEIKERFNVVFIFEVIEHLTFEDGIHLLSEIHKMLLPGGKLILTTPNAFHPNRYWEYSHKVTYRYDEIGGILISLGFKVTRIFRIYNDAFFRRLFRIWIAAPLHKYFSVDFAKSILLVALKER; this comes from the coding sequence ATGAAGAACACGCTGGAAACACTCAAGACGAGCTGGAGCACGCTCTATAAAACCAGGCGGGAGATTCAGAGAAACTTCCCGGATTTCTGGGACCTGCAGGTGCGCAAGAAGCACCTGGAGGTGATTCTGGAAGAGGTGAAGGATGGCGACAAGATCCTGGACATAGGCTCTTCCACGCGAGAGCTGAGGCACGCTCTCGTCGATCTGTGCGGCCGCTCGATATCCTATAAAAGCATGGACATAGACCGTGAGACAACGCAGGATTATTACTCTCTTGACGAAATCAAGGAAAGGTTCAACGTCGTCTTCATCTTCGAGGTCATCGAGCACCTCACCTTTGAAGACGGCATACATCTCCTGAGCGAAATCCACAAGATGCTGCTCCCGGGGGGAAAGCTGATTCTGACCACTCCCAACGCGTTCCACCCCAACCGGTACTGGGAATACTCCCACAAGGTCACCTATCGCTACGATGAGATCGGCGGCATTCTCATCTCTCTCGGCTTCAAGGTGACGCGCATATTCAGAATATACAATGATGCATTTTTCCGCCGATTGTTCAGGATCTGGATTGCCGCTCCCCTCCATAAGTATTTCTCCGTCGATTTCGCAAAATCAATCCTGCTCGTCGCGCTGAAGGAACGCTAG